The following are encoded in a window of Bradyrhizobium guangdongense genomic DNA:
- a CDS encoding zinc-dependent alcohol dehydrogenase family protein, with product MTKPSTMRAGVLETHNGPLRVSTVSLPRIGPREVRVRVRASGVNPLDTKIHAGAAAHARHPLPAIPGIDLAGVVEQTGREVSRFKAGDEVYGMTGGVGGVQGSLAEFAAVDADLLALKPANLSMREAAALPLIFITAWEGLIDRAVLKAGQKVLIHGGAGGVGHVAVQIARAFGAEVFATGSASQRTTIEGFGAVFIDRDASVEAYVSAHTSGRGFDIVYDTVGGKVLDASFTAVRRFGHVVSALGWGTHALAPLSFRAASYSGVFTLLPLLSGEGRTHHGEIMAEATRLAEAGKLVPLLHPRRFTMESVGEAYALIREHTAKGKLVVDI from the coding sequence ATGACCAAGCCATCGACAATGCGCGCGGGCGTTCTGGAGACCCACAACGGGCCCCTGCGCGTCTCCACCGTCTCCCTGCCCAGGATCGGTCCGCGCGAGGTGCGGGTGCGGGTGCGCGCAAGCGGGGTCAATCCGCTCGACACCAAGATCCATGCCGGTGCAGCCGCGCATGCACGCCATCCGCTGCCCGCAATTCCCGGGATCGATCTCGCCGGCGTAGTCGAGCAGACCGGGCGCGAGGTCTCGCGATTCAAAGCTGGCGACGAGGTCTATGGCATGACCGGCGGCGTCGGTGGCGTGCAGGGATCGCTCGCCGAATTCGCCGCTGTCGATGCTGACCTGCTGGCGCTGAAGCCGGCAAATCTCAGCATGCGCGAGGCCGCCGCCCTGCCCCTCATCTTCATCACGGCGTGGGAAGGCCTGATCGACCGTGCTGTCTTGAAGGCCGGGCAGAAAGTATTGATCCATGGCGGCGCGGGCGGCGTCGGCCATGTCGCGGTCCAGATCGCACGCGCATTTGGCGCGGAAGTGTTTGCGACTGGCTCGGCCTCGCAGCGTACGACCATCGAAGGTTTTGGTGCTGTATTCATCGATCGAGACGCTTCGGTCGAGGCCTATGTCTCCGCGCACACCTCGGGCCGCGGCTTCGACATCGTCTACGACACTGTCGGCGGTAAGGTGCTCGATGCCTCCTTTACGGCGGTGCGCCGCTTCGGCCATGTCGTCAGCGCGCTCGGCTGGGGCACGCATGCACTGGCGCCGCTGTCGTTCCGCGCCGCCTCCTATTCAGGCGTGTTCACGCTGCTGCCGCTGCTGTCAGGCGAAGGCCGGACGCATCACGGAGAGATCATGGCGGAAGCCACGCGCCTCGCCGAGGCCGGCAAACTGGTGCCGTTGCTCCATCCCAGGCGCTTTACGATGGAGAGCGTTGGCGAGGCCTATGCGTTGATCCGGGAGCACACCGCCAAGGGCAAATTGGTGGTCGATATCTAA
- a CDS encoding nitroreductase family protein, whose amino-acid sequence MLDAIELLKTRRSVKPREMTGPGPSPAELETILTIGARVPDHGKLAPWRFIVFEGEARQRAGEVIAKVFARKNPGAPAADIEIERKRLTDAPLVIGIVSFTKPHPRVPAWEQELSAGASAMNIVTAATALGYGAAWLTGWFAFDRDVLDGLGLKADEKLAGLIHIGKPTRPSEDRPRPVLSDIVTRF is encoded by the coding sequence ATGCTTGACGCCATCGAACTCCTGAAGACCCGCCGCTCGGTCAAGCCGCGCGAGATGACCGGCCCCGGCCCCTCGCCGGCCGAGCTCGAAACCATTCTCACCATCGGCGCGCGCGTGCCTGATCACGGCAAGCTCGCGCCCTGGCGCTTCATCGTTTTCGAGGGCGAGGCACGCCAGCGCGCCGGCGAGGTGATTGCCAAGGTCTTTGCCCGCAAGAATCCAGGTGCGCCCGCCGCCGATATCGAGATCGAGCGCAAGCGCCTCACCGATGCGCCGCTGGTGATCGGCATCGTCAGCTTCACCAAGCCGCATCCGAGGGTGCCGGCCTGGGAGCAGGAATTGTCGGCAGGCGCCAGCGCCATGAACATCGTCACGGCGGCGACGGCTCTCGGTTACGGCGCGGCCTGGCTGACAGGCTGGTTCGCCTTCGACCGCGACGTGCTTGATGGCCTGGGCCTCAAGGCGGACGAGAAACTCGCCGGCCTCATCCACATCGGCAAGCCGACCAGGCCGAGCGAGGATCGTCCGCGCCCGGTCCTGTCTGACATCGTGACGCGTTTTTAA
- the thrS gene encoding threonine--tRNA ligase, with protein sequence MSDQPKSESGFQYSLSNLKPVTPAAKVTLTFPDGAQRQYDKSITGLDIAKGISPSLAKRTVAMALDGVLADLNDPIEADAKIELVGRDDPRALELIRHDCAHVLAEAVQSLWPGTQVTIGPVIENGFYYDFFRNEPFTPEDFAAIEKKMREIIARDKPFTKEVWDREKTKQVFRDKGEAFKVELVDAIPGNEPIKIYYQGDWFDLCRGPHMTSTGKVGNAFKLMKVAGAYWRGDSNNPMLTRIYGTAFAKQEDLDAYLKQIEEAEKRDHRKLGRELDLFHFQEEGPGVVFWHPKGWTIFQQLIAYMRRRLTGHYSEVNAPQILDKVLWETSGHWGWYRENMFAAQSAGDEAEDKRWFALKPMNCPGHVQIFKHGLKSYRDLPLRLAEFGVVHRYEPSGAMHGLMRVRGFTQDDAHIFCTEDQLAEECLKINDLILSTYADFGFTGDLTVKLSTRPEKRVGTDAMWDHAERVMATVLREIQAQNNHIKTEISPGEGAFYGPKFEYVLRDAIGRDWQCGTTQVDFNLPERFGAFYIDHDGGKKPPVMVHRAICGSMERFIGILIEHYAGNFPLWLSPVQAVVTTITSEGDEYAKVALEQARRAGLRVEIDLRNEKINYKVREHSLAKIPALLVVGKKEAETHSVSVRRLGSDGQKVMTTAEAIAALVDEATPPDVRRARGAV encoded by the coding sequence ATGTCCGACCAGCCCAAATCCGAATCCGGCTTCCAATATTCCCTCAGCAATCTTAAGCCCGTGACACCCGCCGCCAAGGTCACCCTCACCTTCCCCGACGGCGCCCAGCGCCAATACGACAAGAGCATCACCGGCCTCGACATCGCCAAGGGCATCTCGCCGTCGCTGGCCAAGCGCACGGTGGCGATGGCGCTCGACGGTGTGCTCGCCGATCTCAACGACCCCATCGAAGCCGATGCGAAGATCGAGCTGGTGGGCCGCGACGATCCGCGCGCACTGGAATTGATCCGTCACGACTGCGCGCACGTGCTCGCCGAAGCCGTGCAATCGCTGTGGCCGGGCACGCAGGTAACCATCGGCCCGGTGATCGAAAACGGCTTCTATTACGACTTCTTCCGCAACGAGCCGTTCACGCCGGAAGATTTCGCCGCGATCGAAAAGAAAATGCGCGAGATCATCGCGCGCGACAAACCCTTCACCAAGGAAGTCTGGGACCGCGAAAAGACCAAGCAGGTGTTTCGCGACAAGGGCGAGGCCTTCAAGGTCGAGCTGGTCGACGCCATTCCCGGCAACGAGCCGATCAAGATTTACTACCAGGGCGACTGGTTCGATCTGTGCCGCGGCCCGCACATGACCTCGACCGGCAAGGTCGGCAATGCCTTCAAATTGATGAAGGTGGCCGGCGCCTATTGGCGCGGTGATTCCAACAACCCGATGCTGACCCGCATCTACGGCACGGCCTTCGCCAAGCAGGAGGACCTCGACGCTTACCTCAAGCAGATCGAGGAAGCCGAGAAGCGCGATCATCGAAAGCTCGGACGCGAGCTCGACCTCTTCCACTTCCAGGAGGAAGGTCCGGGCGTGGTGTTCTGGCATCCGAAGGGCTGGACCATCTTCCAGCAGTTGATCGCCTATATGCGCCGCCGCCTCACCGGCCATTACAGCGAGGTCAACGCGCCGCAGATCCTCGACAAGGTGCTGTGGGAGACTTCGGGCCACTGGGGCTGGTACCGCGAGAACATGTTCGCGGCCCAGTCCGCCGGCGACGAGGCCGAGGACAAGCGCTGGTTTGCGCTCAAGCCGATGAACTGCCCGGGTCACGTCCAGATCTTCAAGCACGGCCTGAAGAGCTACCGCGACCTGCCGCTGCGGCTCGCCGAGTTCGGCGTGGTGCATCGCTACGAGCCGTCGGGCGCCATGCACGGCCTGATGCGCGTACGCGGCTTCACCCAGGACGACGCGCATATCTTCTGCACCGAGGACCAGCTCGCCGAGGAATGCCTGAAGATCAACGATTTGATCCTGTCGACCTATGCCGACTTCGGCTTCACCGGCGATCTCACCGTGAAGCTGTCGACGCGGCCGGAGAAACGCGTCGGCACCGATGCGATGTGGGATCACGCCGAGCGGGTGATGGCGACGGTGCTGCGCGAGATCCAGGCGCAGAACAATCACATCAAGACCGAGATCAGCCCGGGCGAAGGCGCGTTTTACGGGCCGAAGTTCGAATATGTGCTGCGCGACGCCATCGGCCGCGACTGGCAGTGCGGCACCACGCAGGTCGACTTCAACCTGCCGGAGCGGTTCGGCGCCTTCTACATCGACCATGACGGCGGCAAGAAACCGCCCGTGATGGTGCACCGGGCGATCTGCGGCTCGATGGAACGCTTCATCGGCATCCTGATCGAGCACTATGCCGGCAACTTCCCGCTCTGGCTCTCCCCGGTGCAGGCGGTGGTCACGACCATCACTTCCGAAGGCGACGAATACGCCAAGGTGGCGCTGGAGCAGGCGCGGCGCGCGGGCCTTCGGGTCGAGATCGACCTGCGCAACGAGAAGATCAACTACAAGGTCCGCGAGCATTCGCTGGCCAAGATTCCGGCGCTGCTCGTGGTCGGCAAGAAAGAGGCCGAGACTCATTCGGTCTCCGTCCGGCGGCTCGGCAGCGACGGCCAGAAGGTGATGACGACCGCGGAGGCCATCGCAGCGCTGGTCGACGAGGCGACCCCGCCTGACGTCCGGCGGGCGCGTGGCGCAGTCTGA
- a CDS encoding putative bifunctional diguanylate cyclase/phosphodiesterase — MSAAKKMPGKPATEMFDDIPVLQRKWRAALKPGDRLPRYEDVMLGSLGRLADHIALLRGEGTLELSRSGRYVQKWLGEERWDIPVAELSPDCATALSEAVANALRSGQPHQASAHCVRDGMVRTYDLLAMPTASRWGAKLVGVYVNERGAQYNLLDAIFAATDDAVVSLATLRDAGGRPFDLQIVHHNKSAGLLLKVESAGLLWRRIGEGNTLLAAPEIMEFLLKAVSGGRGEQLEIEHDGRYLRLSATAFADVVSLTISDVTALKRRDASFRLLFDNNPMPMWVFDAETKQFLGVNDAAVQHYGYSRAAFLRVKLHEIWPEDECDSHAEALERIGDAYHSSRNWRHLRADGSEIEVLTFGRRVVFGDRDGYLVAVVDITERRRAEARIAHMAHHDGLTDLPNREYFRERLKQALDQAGGKRVGVLYIDLDLFKNINDSFGHPAGDRLLKQVAERLTTAVRGANLAARLGGDEFAVILAADVSPNEASACATLLIDMLKSPYDIDGQEMVIGASIGIALSPGDGVTSEELMRNADMALYRAKSDGGGVHHFFEREMDLQAQKRRDMELDLRRAFANGEFELHYQPLVSIASDRISGFESLLRWRHPDKGMISPAEFIPVAEDIGLITQLGEWVLREACAEAVNWPADVKVAVNLSPAQFRSRNLVQVVISALGQSGLSPRRLELEITESIFLAETDANLAILHQLRELGVGISMDDFGTGSSSLSYLRSFPFDKIKIDRSFVKDLAQRPDCGAIVRAISGLGRSLNITTTAEGVETEDQLDWLRAEGCNEVQGFLFSAARPAAEIAKLLADFGQRASRAA, encoded by the coding sequence ATGAGTGCCGCGAAGAAGATGCCGGGCAAACCGGCCACCGAAATGTTTGACGACATCCCGGTGCTTCAGCGCAAATGGCGCGCGGCGTTGAAGCCGGGTGACCGGCTGCCGCGATATGAGGACGTGATGCTCGGTAGCCTCGGACGGCTGGCCGATCATATCGCGCTGCTCAGAGGCGAGGGTACGCTCGAGCTGTCGCGCAGCGGACGTTATGTGCAGAAATGGCTCGGCGAGGAACGTTGGGACATTCCGGTCGCGGAGCTGTCGCCGGATTGCGCCACCGCGCTGTCGGAAGCCGTGGCAAACGCGCTCCGCAGCGGACAGCCGCACCAGGCCAGCGCACACTGCGTGCGCGACGGCATGGTCCGGACCTACGATCTGCTGGCAATGCCGACGGCCTCGCGTTGGGGCGCCAAGCTCGTGGGGGTCTACGTCAACGAGCGCGGCGCGCAGTACAATCTGCTGGACGCGATCTTCGCCGCGACCGACGATGCGGTGGTCTCGCTGGCGACGCTACGTGACGCTGGTGGCAGGCCCTTCGATCTGCAGATCGTGCATCACAACAAGAGCGCGGGGCTGCTGTTGAAGGTCGAAAGCGCCGGCTTGTTGTGGCGGCGGATCGGCGAGGGCAACACGCTGCTGGCCGCGCCCGAGATCATGGAATTCCTGCTCAAGGCCGTCTCCGGCGGTCGCGGCGAGCAGCTCGAGATCGAGCACGACGGCCGCTACCTCCGGCTCAGCGCCACCGCGTTCGCCGACGTGGTCTCGCTGACGATCTCCGACGTCACGGCCCTGAAGCGGCGCGACGCCTCGTTTCGCCTGCTGTTCGACAACAATCCGATGCCGATGTGGGTGTTCGACGCCGAAACCAAGCAGTTCCTTGGCGTCAACGATGCGGCAGTCCAGCATTACGGCTACAGCCGCGCGGCGTTTCTCCGCGTGAAGCTGCACGAGATCTGGCCGGAGGACGAGTGCGACAGTCACGCCGAGGCGCTCGAACGCATCGGCGATGCCTATCATTCCTCGCGCAACTGGCGGCACCTGCGGGCCGACGGCAGCGAGATCGAGGTGCTGACGTTCGGCCGTCGCGTCGTCTTCGGCGATCGCGACGGCTATCTGGTCGCGGTGGTCGACATCACCGAGCGCCGCAGGGCCGAGGCGCGGATTGCCCACATGGCCCATCATGACGGACTTACCGATCTGCCGAACCGGGAATATTTCCGGGAGCGCTTGAAGCAGGCGCTCGACCAGGCCGGCGGCAAGCGCGTCGGCGTGCTCTATATCGATCTCGACCTGTTCAAGAACATCAACGATTCCTTCGGGCATCCCGCAGGCGACCGCCTGCTCAAGCAGGTCGCCGAACGCCTGACCACCGCGGTTCGCGGCGCCAATCTCGCGGCGAGGCTCGGCGGCGACGAATTCGCAGTGATTCTGGCGGCCGACGTCTCGCCGAACGAGGCGAGCGCCTGCGCGACCTTGCTGATCGACATGCTGAAGTCGCCCTACGACATCGACGGTCAGGAGATGGTGATCGGCGCCAGCATCGGCATCGCGCTGTCCCCGGGCGACGGCGTGACATCGGAGGAATTGATGCGCAACGCCGACATGGCGTTGTACCGGGCGAAATCCGACGGCGGTGGCGTGCACCATTTCTTCGAGCGCGAGATGGATCTCCAGGCGCAGAAGCGCCGCGACATGGAGCTCGATCTGCGCCGCGCCTTTGCCAATGGCGAGTTCGAGCTGCACTACCAGCCGCTGGTGTCGATCGCCTCCGACCGTATCTCCGGCTTCGAGTCGCTGTTGCGCTGGCGTCATCCCGACAAGGGCATGATCTCGCCGGCCGAGTTCATTCCGGTAGCCGAGGACATCGGCCTGATCACGCAGCTCGGCGAGTGGGTGCTGCGCGAGGCCTGCGCGGAAGCGGTGAACTGGCCCGCTGACGTCAAGGTTGCGGTCAATCTGTCGCCCGCGCAGTTCCGCAGCCGCAATCTGGTTCAGGTCGTGATCTCGGCGCTGGGGCAATCCGGCCTGTCGCCGAGGCGGCTCGAGCTCGAGATCACCGAGTCGATCTTCCTCGCCGAGACCGATGCCAACCTCGCGATTCTGCATCAGCTCCGCGAGCTCGGCGTCGGCATCTCCATGGACGATTTCGGCACCGGCTCTTCCAGCCTGAGCTATCTGCGCAGCTTCCCGTTCGACAAGATCAAGATCGACCGCTCCTTCGTCAAGGATCTGGCGCAGCGGCCCGATTGCGGAGCGATCGTGCGCGCGATCTCCGGGCTCGGTCGCAGCCTCAACATCACGACGACCGCGGAAGGCGTCGAAACCGAGGACCAGCTCGACTGGCTCCGCGCCGAAGGCTGCAACGAGGTGCAGGGCTTCCTGTTCAGCGCTGCGCGGCCGGCGGCGGAGATCGCAAAGTTGCTGGCCGATTTCGGCCAGCGCGCTTCACGGGCGGCGTAG
- a CDS encoding serine hydrolase domain-containing protein — MKRREFLVGATMLAGTMARSRAGDIPAPSADGMRRITSFFENEVTTGRLPGAIVLVQQHGKPVYFKMFGVRDVRTRLSMTPDTIFAIHSMTKPITSLAAMMLIDEGKLALTDPVSKYVPLFAGTKVGLEVTKPDGSLSLDLVPPIRPVTIRDLMRHTSGISYDYIGGKWVELAYKEADIFAGQFDNREFADRIAKLPLARQPGTLWRYGHSTDVLGSVIEIITGQNLYDALKQRILDPLGMTNTKFVLSTPDEIERMARPLPSDQILLDAERERLAHREWQSGGGGLLSTITDYQRFSQMLLNGGEFDGKRYLSPAAFKDMTTDQIGPGSGVGRDYFYFPGDGFGYGYGLAVRTDPGDAKPPPPGSLGELKWDSGSGTYFGVDPKLDMVYLLMQQTQNERGRITPAFKALVYDCYPEALRRP, encoded by the coding sequence ATGAAGCGTCGTGAATTTCTGGTCGGGGCCACGATGCTGGCCGGCACGATGGCGCGGAGCCGCGCCGGCGACATCCCCGCCCCCTCCGCAGACGGGATGCGGCGCATCACCTCGTTCTTCGAGAACGAGGTCACCACCGGCCGATTGCCGGGGGCGATCGTACTGGTCCAGCAGCACGGCAAGCCTGTCTATTTCAAGATGTTCGGCGTGCGCGACGTGAGGACGCGGCTGTCGATGACGCCGGACACGATCTTCGCGATCCATTCCATGACCAAGCCGATCACCAGCCTCGCTGCGATGATGCTGATCGACGAGGGCAAGCTCGCGCTCACCGATCCCGTGTCGAAATACGTCCCGCTCTTCGCCGGCACCAAGGTGGGTCTCGAGGTCACCAAGCCCGACGGTTCGCTGTCGCTCGATCTGGTGCCTCCGATTCGTCCCGTGACGATCAGGGATCTGATGCGGCACACCTCCGGCATCAGCTACGACTATATCGGCGGCAAATGGGTCGAGCTCGCCTACAAGGAGGCCGACATCTTCGCCGGCCAGTTCGACAACAGGGAATTTGCCGATCGCATCGCCAAGCTGCCGCTGGCGCGGCAGCCGGGCACGTTGTGGCGTTACGGTCATTCCACCGATGTGCTCGGCAGCGTCATCGAGATCATCACCGGGCAGAATTTGTACGACGCCTTGAAGCAACGCATTCTCGATCCGCTCGGCATGACCAACACGAAATTCGTGCTGTCGACACCGGACGAGATCGAGCGCATGGCGCGGCCGCTGCCGAGCGACCAGATCCTGCTCGATGCCGAGCGCGAACGGCTTGCTCATCGAGAATGGCAATCCGGCGGCGGCGGCCTGCTCTCGACCATCACCGACTATCAGCGCTTTTCGCAGATGCTGCTCAACGGCGGCGAGTTCGACGGCAAGCGCTATCTCAGCCCGGCCGCCTTCAAGGACATGACGACCGATCAGATCGGACCGGGCTCCGGCGTCGGGCGCGACTATTTCTATTTCCCGGGCGACGGCTTTGGCTATGGCTATGGTCTCGCGGTACGCACCGATCCCGGCGACGCGAAACCGCCGCCGCCGGGCTCGCTCGGCGAGTTGAAATGGGACAGTGGCAGCGGCACCTATTTCGGCGTCGATCCCAAGCTCGATATGGTCTACCTCCTGATGCAGCAGACCCAGAACGAGCGTGGCCGCATCACCCCGGCGTTCAAGGCGCTGGTCTACGATTGCTATCCCGAGGCGCTACGCCGCCCGTGA
- a CDS encoding LysR family transcriptional regulator codes for MEWSDLRIFLAIAREGTLGAAARKIGQTQPTMGRRLRALEQALGQTLFQRTADGFVLTDEGTAVLAHAERIEEEAIALQRQTTGTETQLDGTLRLSSSDWFGTLMLSPVIATFGKRHPKVTVELLTDARLYSLPRREADLVFRIKPFSEPEVISRKLLHIPYALYGKKGSKPPRAGDGSGVRLVTMNAEFADMPDAIWLKRTLPQADIALRSNNRQVQAELCASGGGLAVLPRPVGDRDRRLVALDIGVTPPGRDTFVGYHRDLKRLARLRALLDLVVERLAGKVS; via the coding sequence ATGGAATGGAGCGATCTGCGCATCTTCCTGGCGATCGCGCGCGAAGGCACGCTCGGCGCGGCCGCGCGAAAAATCGGGCAAACGCAGCCGACGATGGGGCGGCGGTTGCGCGCGCTAGAACAGGCGCTCGGGCAGACGCTATTCCAGCGTACGGCCGACGGCTTTGTGCTCACCGACGAAGGCACGGCAGTGCTCGCGCATGCCGAGCGGATCGAGGAGGAGGCGATTGCGCTTCAGCGCCAGACGACGGGGACGGAGACGCAGCTCGACGGCACATTGCGTTTATCCTCGTCGGACTGGTTCGGCACGCTGATGCTGTCGCCTGTCATCGCGACTTTTGGCAAACGCCATCCCAAGGTGACCGTCGAGCTCCTGACCGATGCGCGACTCTACAGCCTGCCGCGGCGCGAGGCTGACCTTGTCTTTCGCATCAAGCCGTTCAGCGAGCCCGAGGTCATTTCCAGGAAGCTGCTGCACATTCCCTATGCGCTCTACGGCAAGAAGGGCAGCAAGCCACCGCGGGCCGGCGACGGCAGCGGCGTCCGGCTCGTCACCATGAACGCGGAATTCGCCGATATGCCCGATGCTATCTGGCTGAAGCGCACGCTGCCGCAGGCCGACATCGCCTTGCGCAGCAACAACAGACAGGTGCAGGCGGAGCTCTGCGCCAGCGGTGGCGGTCTTGCTGTGCTGCCGCGCCCGGTGGGTGATCGCGATCGCCGTCTGGTCGCGCTCGACATCGGCGTGACGCCGCCTGGCCGCGACACTTTTGTTGGCTATCACCGCGATCTCAAGCGGCTAGCGCGTCTGCGGGCGCTGCTTGACCTGGTTGTCGAGCGGCTGGCGGGAAAGGTGTCGTAG